The following coding sequences are from one Gossypium hirsutum isolate 1008001.06 chromosome A12, Gossypium_hirsutum_v2.1, whole genome shotgun sequence window:
- the LOC121202841 gene encoding RING-H2 finger protein ATL22, with the protein MALTEIVFFSIFLMFTLQPSTSVEICPVLCGTQLISFPFRLNTQPGRCGYPRFDLSCKNEAHAILTIPFSGGFTVVNIDYIFQNIWIEDPDSCAPRRILQGLNLSGTPFDLLEPRSYTFFNCSSASSTVPELAEAKLISCLSGKDFSVVAIPTERLDLPASLSTSCSEMAKVLLPLSLSDWSDPGDGFILTWNEPDCKLCESRAGTCMFKNDTGTDVGCSGGFNDGLTRSTKLAIVFGVGIPFSFILGLVIYLRGKVQDHQNLNPTASSAMVVKGLDGQILESYPITLLGESRRLTRPSDNICSICLNEYHAKEILRTIPDCNHYFHAVCIDEWLKLNVVCPLCRSFPMKLISNVTSSRSLISS; encoded by the exons ATGGCTCTCACTGAAATtgtcttcttctccatctttctaATGTTCACTCTTCAACCATCGACAAGTGTTGAAATTTGCCCTGTTTTGTGTGGGACTCAATTGATTAGCTTCCCTTTCCGCCTCAACACCCAGCCGGGTCGATGCGGGTATCCCCGGTTCGACCTCTCGTGTAAAAACGAAGCACATGCCATCCTCACGATTCCGTTTTCTGGCGGCTTCACCGTCGTAAACATCGACTATATCTTCCAAAACATATGGATCGAAGACCCGGATTCTTGTGCCCCAAGACGTATTCTTCAGGGACTTAATCTATCCGGCACTCCTTTCGATTTGCTAGAGCCTCGAAGCTACACGTTTTTCAATTGCTCCTCTGCTTCATCGACTGTACCAGAACTGGCTGAAGCAAAACTCATCTCTTGTCTTAGCGGCAAGGATTTTTCGGTCGTGGCTATACCAACGGAACGGCTTGATTTGCCTGCATCATTGTCGACATCGTGTTCGGAGATGGCAAAGGTTTTGCTTCCACTTTCGTTGTCTGATTGGTCGGATCCTGGAGATGGTTTCATATTGACATGGAATGAACCTGATTGCAAGTTGTGCGAAAGCAGGGCTGGGACTTGCATGTTCAAGAATGATACGGGGACGGATGTCGGATGCTCCGGCGGGTTTAATGATG GTCTTACAAGGAGCACTAAATTAGCCATAGTGTTTGGTGTGGGAATACCCTTCTCGTTCATCCTCGGCCTTGTAATTTACCTCCGTGGCAAGGTCCAGGATCATCAAAATCTGAACCCGACTGCATCTTCGGCCATGGTCGTCAAAGGTCTTGATGGGCAAATCCTCGAATCATATCCGATAACATTATTAGGTGAAAGTCGACGATTAACACGGCCGAGTGATAACATTTGCTCTATTTGTCTTAACGAATATCACGCTAAAGAGATATTACGAACTATTCCAGATTGCAACCATTATTTCCATGCCGTTTGTATTGATGAGTGGTTGAAATTAAATGTTGTGTGTCCTTTATGTCGTAGTTTCCCTATGAAACTTATTTCGAATGTTACCTCATCTAGGTCTTTAATATCATCATAA
- the LOC107947118 gene encoding endoglucanase 6 isoform X1, whose product MGKLMRLISMAPLFLLLCLPFAFGGHDYNQALSKSILFFEAQRSGYLPHNQRVTWRANSGLNDGKASGVDLVGGYYDAGDNVKFGLPMAFTVTMMSWSIIEYRKQMAANGELGHAMEAVKWGTDYFIKAHPQPYVLYGEVGDGNSDHYCWQRPEDMTTDRHAYKIDPSNPGSDLAGETAAAMAAASIVFRRSNPAYSRELLRHAYQLFEFADKYRGKYDSSVTVAQKYYRSISGYNDELLWAAAWLYQASNNKYYLNYLAKNGDSMGGTGWAMTEFGWDVKYAGVQTLVAKFLMQGKAGHHTPVFEKYRQKAEYFMCSLIGKGSRNIQKTPGGLIYRQRWNNMQFVTSASFLATVYSDYLTSYRGSLKCAAGNVAPSELLSFAKSQVDYLLGDNPRATSYMVGYGNNYPRQVHHRGSSIVSIKVNPKFVACRQGYATWYTRKASDPNVLTGALVGGPDAYDNFADERDNYEQTEPATYNNAPLLGILARLAGGHGGYNQLLPVVAPVPNPVIAKPKPAPKPKRTPTPASSSSPITINQKMTTSWNHKGKTYYRYSTVVTNKSYKTLKALKLSISKLYGPIWGLTKSGNSYGFPEWLNSLPAGKSLEFVYIHAASPADVSVSSYNIA is encoded by the exons ATGGGGAAGTTAATGAGACTCATTTCAATGGCTCCTCTGTTTCTGCTACTTTGCCTTCCTTTTGCATTTGGTGGGCATGATTATAACCAAGCTTTGAGTAAGAGTATTCTCTTCTTTGAAGCTCAAAGATCTGGTTACCTCCCTCATAACCAGAGAGTCACATGGAGAGCTAACTCTGGTTTGAATGACGGCAAGGCTAGTGGG GTGGATTTGGTAGGAGGGTATTATGATGCAGGGGACAATGTGAAGTTCGGGTTGCCTATGGCATTCACCGTAACAATGATGTCCTGGAGCATAATAGAGTACCGCAAACAAATGGCTGCTAATGGTGAGCTCGGCCATGCCATGGAAGCCGTCAAGTGGGGCACTGACTATTTCATCAAAGCTCATCCCCAGCCTTATGTCCTTTACGGAGAG gtGGGAGATGGTAACAGTGACCATTACTGTTGGCAAAGACCAGAGGACATGACCACCGACCGTCATGCTTACAAGATTGACCCAAGTAATCCCGGGTCGGATCTCGCCGGTGAAACCGCCGCCGCAATGGCAGCCGCTTCCATTGTCTTCCGCCGCTCCAATCCTGCCTATTCCAGAGAGCTTCTTCGCCATGCCTACCAG cTGTTCGAGTTTGCTGATAAATACAGAGGCAAATATGACAGTAGTGTCACAGTCGCTCAAAAATACTACCGATCCATCAGTGGCTACAAC GATGAGTTGTTGTGGGCCGCTGCATGGCTGTACCAAGCTAGTAACAATAAATACTACTTGAACTATCTTGCGAAAAATGGTGACTCAATGGGTGGAACCGGCTGGGCCATGACCGAGTTCGGTTGGGACGTCAAGTATGCTGGGGTTCAGACCCTTGTCGCCaag TTTTTAATGCAAGGTAAAGCTGGTCACCATACACCAGTTTTCGAGAAGTACCGTCAGAAGGCGGAGTACTTCATGTGTTCATTGATCGGAAAGGGTAGCCGTAATATTCAGAAGACTCCCGGTGGTTTGATTTACAGACAGAGATGGAACAACATGCAGTTCGTGACAAGCGCTTCGTTCTTGGCAACCGTCTACTCTGATTATCTAACTTCCTATAGGGGAAGCTTGAAGTGTGCTGCTGGCAATGTTGCACCATCGGAGCTTCTTTCTTTTGCGAAATCTCAG GTGGATTACCTTCTCGGAGACAATCCAAGAGCTACAAGCTATATGGTTGGCTACGGAAACAATTATCCAAGACAAGTTCACCACCGAGGTTCTTCGATTGTTTCGATCAAGGTCAACCCTAAATTTGTTGCCTGCCGACAAGGTTACGCAACTTGGTATACAAGGAAAGCTAGTGATCCTAATGTCCTCACCGGTGCTTTGGTCGGAGGGCCTGATGCCTATGATAATTTTGCTGATGAAAGAGACAATTATGAGCAAACAGAACCTGCTACCTATAACAATGCTCCACTTCTTGGCATTTTGGCTAGATTAGCTGGTGGTCATGGTGGATATAACCAACTCCTTCCTG TGGTTGCCCCAGTGCCTAATCCTGTCATTGCCAAACCGAAACCGGCACCGAAGCCCAAACGGACTCCAACTCCTG CCTCATCTTCTAGTCCAATTACTATAAACCAGAAGATGACAACTTCCTGGAATCACAAGGGCAAGACTTACTACAGATATTCCACAGTAGTGACCAACAAGTCTTACAAGACATTAAAGGCTCTCAAGCTCTCAATATCAAAGCTTTATGGTCCCATATGGGGTCTCACCAAGTCTGGCAATTCTTATGGTTTCCCAGAATGGCTCAACTCTTTACCTGCCGGAAAGAGTCTTGAGTTTGTATACATCCATGCTGCTTCTCCTGCTGATGTCTCTGTTTCAAGCTACAATATAGCTTAA
- the LOC107947118 gene encoding endoglucanase 6 isoform X2 has protein sequence MGKLMRLISMAPLFLLLCLPFAFGGHDYNQALSKSILFFEAQRSGYLPHNQRVTWRANSGLNDGKASGVDLVGGYYDAGDNVKFGLPMAFTVTMMSWSIIEYRKQMAANGELGHAMEAVKWGTDYFIKAHPQPYVLYGEVGDGNSDHYCWQRPEDMTTDRHAYKIDPSNPGSDLAGETAAAMAAASIVFRRSNPAYSRELLRHAYQLFEFADKYRGKYDSSVTVAQKYYRSISGYNDELLWAAAWLYQASNNKYYLNYLAKNGDSMGGTGWAMTEFGWDVKYAGVQTLVAKFLMQGKAGHHTPVFEKYRQKAEYFMCSLIGKGSRNIQKTPGGLIYRQRWNNMQFVTSASFLATVYSDYLTSYRGSLKCAAGNVAPSELLSFAKSQVDYLLGDNPRATSYMVGYGNNYPRQVHHRGSSIVSIKVNPKFVACRQGYATWYTRKASDPNVLTGALVGGPDAYDNFADERDNYEQTEPATYNNAPLLGILARLAGGHGGYNQLLPVVAPVPNPVIAKPKPAPKPKRTPTPVQLL, from the exons ATGGGGAAGTTAATGAGACTCATTTCAATGGCTCCTCTGTTTCTGCTACTTTGCCTTCCTTTTGCATTTGGTGGGCATGATTATAACCAAGCTTTGAGTAAGAGTATTCTCTTCTTTGAAGCTCAAAGATCTGGTTACCTCCCTCATAACCAGAGAGTCACATGGAGAGCTAACTCTGGTTTGAATGACGGCAAGGCTAGTGGG GTGGATTTGGTAGGAGGGTATTATGATGCAGGGGACAATGTGAAGTTCGGGTTGCCTATGGCATTCACCGTAACAATGATGTCCTGGAGCATAATAGAGTACCGCAAACAAATGGCTGCTAATGGTGAGCTCGGCCATGCCATGGAAGCCGTCAAGTGGGGCACTGACTATTTCATCAAAGCTCATCCCCAGCCTTATGTCCTTTACGGAGAG gtGGGAGATGGTAACAGTGACCATTACTGTTGGCAAAGACCAGAGGACATGACCACCGACCGTCATGCTTACAAGATTGACCCAAGTAATCCCGGGTCGGATCTCGCCGGTGAAACCGCCGCCGCAATGGCAGCCGCTTCCATTGTCTTCCGCCGCTCCAATCCTGCCTATTCCAGAGAGCTTCTTCGCCATGCCTACCAG cTGTTCGAGTTTGCTGATAAATACAGAGGCAAATATGACAGTAGTGTCACAGTCGCTCAAAAATACTACCGATCCATCAGTGGCTACAAC GATGAGTTGTTGTGGGCCGCTGCATGGCTGTACCAAGCTAGTAACAATAAATACTACTTGAACTATCTTGCGAAAAATGGTGACTCAATGGGTGGAACCGGCTGGGCCATGACCGAGTTCGGTTGGGACGTCAAGTATGCTGGGGTTCAGACCCTTGTCGCCaag TTTTTAATGCAAGGTAAAGCTGGTCACCATACACCAGTTTTCGAGAAGTACCGTCAGAAGGCGGAGTACTTCATGTGTTCATTGATCGGAAAGGGTAGCCGTAATATTCAGAAGACTCCCGGTGGTTTGATTTACAGACAGAGATGGAACAACATGCAGTTCGTGACAAGCGCTTCGTTCTTGGCAACCGTCTACTCTGATTATCTAACTTCCTATAGGGGAAGCTTGAAGTGTGCTGCTGGCAATGTTGCACCATCGGAGCTTCTTTCTTTTGCGAAATCTCAG GTGGATTACCTTCTCGGAGACAATCCAAGAGCTACAAGCTATATGGTTGGCTACGGAAACAATTATCCAAGACAAGTTCACCACCGAGGTTCTTCGATTGTTTCGATCAAGGTCAACCCTAAATTTGTTGCCTGCCGACAAGGTTACGCAACTTGGTATACAAGGAAAGCTAGTGATCCTAATGTCCTCACCGGTGCTTTGGTCGGAGGGCCTGATGCCTATGATAATTTTGCTGATGAAAGAGACAATTATGAGCAAACAGAACCTGCTACCTATAACAATGCTCCACTTCTTGGCATTTTGGCTAGATTAGCTGGTGGTCATGGTGGATATAACCAACTCCTTCCTG TGGTTGCCCCAGTGCCTAATCCTGTCATTGCCAAACCGAAACCGGCACCGAAGCCCAAACGGACTCCAACTCCTG TCCAATTACTATAA